Proteins found in one Vallitalea guaymasensis genomic segment:
- the prmA gene encoding 50S ribosomal protein L11 methyltransferase gives MKWTQCKVYINDEAIEAVSYMLTEQGIQGIEVVDNTLSNEDKEEIIVDYIEDGVIDNNRDTFIRFYLSEQEDVTEKIDEIKAKIKDIGKYLEVGKTNIELTIIDDEDWANNWKKYYKPFKIDNNIIIKPTWEKYTKKTHDDVIIEIDPGMAFGSGTHETTSMCVSMINKYLSKDDLVIDVGCGSGILGITAAKLGAGEVTCIDLDKNAVKAAKENVVTNKVDDKVNVLNGDLLKMVDIKANMVVANIMADIIMILAKGVAKYLIPNGIFISSGIILDRVEDVKDALLANGFEIVEIKRMGEWAAIVSRPVS, from the coding sequence TTGAAATGGACCCAATGTAAAGTCTATATCAATGACGAAGCCATAGAAGCTGTAAGCTATATGCTTACTGAACAGGGAATACAGGGTATAGAAGTAGTTGACAATACTCTATCAAATGAAGATAAGGAAGAAATTATCGTAGATTATATAGAAGATGGAGTTATTGATAATAATAGAGATACTTTTATCAGATTTTATTTGTCAGAGCAAGAGGATGTTACTGAAAAAATAGATGAAATAAAAGCTAAAATCAAAGATATTGGTAAATATCTGGAAGTTGGTAAGACCAATATTGAATTAACTATCATAGATGATGAGGATTGGGCGAATAATTGGAAAAAATATTATAAGCCTTTTAAGATAGATAATAATATAATTATTAAACCAACTTGGGAAAAGTACACAAAGAAAACGCATGATGATGTTATAATAGAAATTGATCCAGGCATGGCATTTGGTTCAGGGACACATGAGACCACTTCCATGTGTGTCAGTATGATAAATAAATATTTATCAAAAGATGATTTAGTAATTGATGTAGGTTGTGGAAGTGGGATATTAGGAATTACAGCTGCCAAATTAGGTGCTGGAGAAGTAACTTGTATCGATCTTGATAAAAATGCAGTCAAAGCCGCCAAAGAAAATGTTGTTACCAATAAGGTAGATGATAAAGTCAATGTACTTAACGGTGATTTACTGAAAATGGTTGATATTAAAGCTAATATGGTGGTAGCTAACATAATGGCAGATATAATAATGATATTAGCAAAAGGCGTAGCTAAATACTTAATTCCTAACGGAATTTTCATATCCTCTGGAATTATATTGGACAGAGTAGAAGATGTTAAGGATGCATTACTGGCTAATGGATTTGAGATAGTAGAGATTAAGAGGATGGGTGAATGGGCTGCCATTGTTTCTCGACCCGTTTCATAA
- a CDS encoding 16S rRNA (uracil(1498)-N(3))-methyltransferase, which yields MHRFFVEPNQIIEDEIRIVGDDVKHIKNVLRMNKNDEIIICDGHSNDYYCIINSIEGDYINTKIVTKKQSVTELKTKIYLFQALPKQAKMELIVQKAVELGVYEIIPVITERSVVKINKQNGTKKLARWNKVAESAAKQSKRGIIPVVNEIMNFEEAIEYSKQLDTIIVPYENAKNITETREFINNLDCKRIGVFIGPEGGFSLNEIEEAKSSEANIITLGKRILRTETAGLAILSLLMFQLEEE from the coding sequence ATGCATAGATTTTTTGTAGAGCCTAACCAAATTATTGAAGATGAGATTCGTATTGTTGGTGATGATGTAAAACATATCAAAAATGTACTTAGAATGAATAAAAATGACGAAATTATAATTTGTGATGGACATAGTAATGATTATTATTGTATAATTAATAGTATTGAAGGTGACTACATAAATACAAAAATTGTCACTAAAAAACAATCAGTTACTGAACTAAAGACAAAAATTTACCTTTTTCAAGCTTTGCCAAAACAAGCTAAAATGGAATTAATTGTGCAGAAAGCAGTAGAGCTGGGGGTATATGAGATAATTCCTGTTATTACTGAAAGAAGCGTTGTTAAAATAAATAAACAAAATGGGACGAAAAAATTAGCTAGATGGAATAAGGTAGCTGAGTCTGCAGCCAAGCAGTCAAAAAGAGGTATTATTCCAGTAGTAAATGAAATAATGAATTTTGAAGAAGCAATAGAATATTCTAAGCAGCTGGATACAATTATTGTCCCTTATGAAAATGCTAAAAATATAACAGAAACCAGAGAATTTATTAACAATCTAGACTGTAAGAGGATTGGAGTATTTATAGGTCCTGAGGGAGGATTTAGCCTAAATGAGATAGAAGAGGCTAAAAGTAGTGAGGCTAATATCATAACACTAGGAAAAAGAATACTAAGGACAGAAACAGCAGGTTTAGCTATATTATCATTACTAATGTTTCAACTTGAGGAGGAATAG
- a CDS encoding response regulator → MALRVLIVDDAIFMRTVLKKMLSDEDYDICGEANNGKEAITKAKELQPDVITLDITMPEMDGVTALPEILKASPNSKVIMCSAMGQQPMVIEAIKNGAKDFIVKPFQKSRVVQAIENVVKK, encoded by the coding sequence ATGGCATTAAGAGTATTAATCGTTGATGATGCAATTTTCATGAGAACTGTACTAAAGAAAATGTTATCAGATGAAGATTATGATATTTGTGGAGAAGCTAATAACGGAAAAGAGGCAATAACTAAGGCAAAAGAATTACAACCAGATGTAATTACTCTTGACATCACAATGCCTGAAATGGATGGAGTAACTGCACTTCCTGAAATACTTAAGGCAAGTCCTAATTCAAAAGTAATTATGTGTTCAGCAATGGGTCAACAACCTATGGTAATAGAAGCGATTAAAAATGGAGCGAAAGATTTCATCGTGAAGCCTTTCCAGAAATCAAGAGTAGTACAAGCTATAGAAAATGTTGTTAAAAAATAG
- a CDS encoding cysteine desulfurase family protein, producing MEIYLDNGATTRPFEVVIEEMCKVFREDYGNPSSLHKKGFEAEKYIINSKEIFSKILKVNQKEIYFTSGGTESNNLAILGVANAYKRSGKHIITTAIEHSSVKNTINYLGDNDYEITVLPVDSNGLIDLEQLRDSIREDTILVSIMHVNNEISTIMPIEEIGKVIKEKNKNTIFHVDAIQSFGKLNIYPKKWNIDLVSISGHKFHAPKGVGVIYINDNIKINPIIYGGYQQNGIRSGTENVPGIAAIGLAAKMMYDNLDSNVEHLYELKRHLAGRIMNEITDTVINGIDVDKGAPHILSIRFNKVRGEVLLHSLEEKDIFVSTGSACSSNKPSKLGPLQGIGLNNEEALSTVRFSFCINNTIEELDKCVDELKNIVPLLRKFVRH from the coding sequence ATGGAAATATATTTGGACAACGGGGCTACTACAAGACCCTTTGAAGTTGTCATAGAAGAAATGTGTAAAGTCTTTAGAGAAGATTATGGCAATCCTTCGTCTTTACACAAAAAAGGATTTGAAGCTGAAAAATATATTATTAATTCAAAAGAGATATTTTCTAAAATATTGAAAGTAAATCAAAAGGAAATTTATTTTACATCTGGTGGAACAGAATCCAATAATCTAGCAATACTTGGTGTAGCAAATGCCTATAAAAGATCAGGTAAGCATATAATAACTACAGCAATAGAACATTCCTCTGTTAAGAATACAATAAATTATCTGGGGGATAATGATTATGAGATAACAGTTTTACCAGTTGATAGTAATGGACTTATTGATCTGGAACAATTAAGAGATAGTATACGTGAAGATACTATTTTGGTATCAATAATGCATGTTAATAATGAAATCAGTACAATAATGCCTATAGAAGAGATTGGGAAGGTAATCAAAGAGAAGAATAAAAATACTATTTTTCATGTAGATGCTATACAATCTTTTGGTAAGTTGAATATATATCCTAAAAAATGGAATATTGATCTAGTAAGTATAAGTGGACATAAATTTCATGCTCCAAAGGGAGTAGGAGTTATTTATATCAATGATAATATTAAGATAAACCCTATCATATATGGTGGATATCAGCAAAATGGTATAAGGTCTGGAACAGAGAATGTACCTGGAATTGCAGCTATTGGTCTTGCTGCAAAGATGATGTATGATAACTTAGATTCCAATGTAGAACATTTATATGAATTAAAAAGACATTTAGCAGGTAGAATCATGAACGAAATAACAGATACGGTTATCAACGGAATAGATGTAGATAAGGGTGCGCCACATATCCTAAGTATAAGATTCAATAAAGTAAGGGGCGAAGTATTACTTCATAGTCTTGAAGAAAAAGATATATTTGTATCCACAGGTTCTGCATGTTCATCTAATAAACCTTCTAAATTAGGTCCTTTACAGGGAATAGGATTAAATAATGAAGAAGCACTATCCACAGTAAGATTCAGTTTTTGTATTAACAATACCATTGAAGAATTGGATAAGTGTGTAGATGAATTAAAGAACATAGTACCATTATTAAGGAAGTTTGTTAGACATTAG
- the thiI gene encoding tRNA uracil 4-sulfurtransferase ThiI, translating into MSNLKKAFLVKYGEIAIKGKNRYIFENILADHIRRALKPCGDFKVSKEQGRIFIEPFSDYDYDEVVDRLSRIFGLVGICPVVVLEDMDFETVKEATLMYMKDEYEDFNFTFKVESRRADKRYPLNSMEIACEVGAYLLDHIPELKVDVKKPDVKVWVEIRSRAYIYSKIIKGLGGMPVGSNGKAMLMLSGGIDSPVAGYLVAKRGVKLDAVYYHSHPYTSERAKQKVIDLAKIVSRYSGRINLNVVPFTDIQLYIYEQCPHEQLTIIMRRIMMIIAERLAEKYGAIALVTGESIGQVASQTIQSLNATNSVCNMPVFRPLIGFDKQEIVEISEKIDTYGTSILPYEDCCTIFVAKHPVTKPSLKSIIRSERRLEKIDEMIEEAINNVELVKIKPDEEE; encoded by the coding sequence ATGAGTAATTTAAAAAAAGCTTTTCTAGTTAAGTATGGTGAAATTGCAATTAAAGGTAAAAACAGGTATATATTCGAGAATATACTTGCAGACCATATCCGTAGAGCACTTAAACCATGTGGCGATTTCAAAGTCAGTAAAGAGCAAGGAAGAATTTTTATTGAGCCATTTTCTGATTATGATTATGATGAAGTGGTCGATAGATTATCAAGGATATTTGGTCTTGTTGGGATTTGTCCAGTAGTTGTTCTTGAGGATATGGATTTTGAGACAGTAAAAGAAGCAACACTAATGTATATGAAAGATGAATATGAAGACTTTAATTTTACTTTTAAAGTTGAATCAAGAAGAGCTGATAAGAGATATCCTCTTAATTCAATGGAAATAGCTTGTGAAGTTGGAGCATATTTACTTGACCATATTCCTGAACTAAAAGTTGATGTAAAAAAACCAGACGTGAAAGTATGGGTTGAAATAAGAAGTAGAGCATATATCTATTCCAAGATAATCAAAGGTTTGGGTGGTATGCCAGTTGGTTCTAATGGTAAAGCAATGCTTATGTTATCAGGAGGGATTGATTCACCTGTAGCAGGTTATCTAGTAGCTAAAAGAGGGGTTAAGTTAGACGCAGTCTATTATCATAGCCATCCATATACTAGTGAACGTGCTAAGCAGAAAGTAATTGATCTAGCGAAGATTGTTTCAAGATATTCAGGAAGGATTAATCTCAATGTTGTACCGTTTACAGATATTCAACTGTATATATATGAGCAATGTCCTCATGAACAACTAACAATAATTATGCGTAGAATAATGATGATAATAGCTGAAAGATTAGCAGAAAAATATGGTGCAATTGCATTGGTTACTGGTGAAAGCATAGGACAAGTAGCGTCACAAACAATTCAAAGTCTTAATGCTACTAATTCTGTTTGTAATATGCCAGTATTCAGACCTCTTATAGGTTTTGATAAACAAGAGATAGTTGAGATAAGTGAAAAGATTGATACTTATGGTACTTCAATTCTACCATATGAAGATTGTTGTACTATATTCGTTGCTAAACATCCAGTTACAAAACCTTCATTAAAATCCATAATCAGATCTGAAAGAAGATTAGAAAAAATAGATGAAATGATTGAAGAGGCAATTAACAACGTAGAACTTGTTAAAATTAAGCCAGATGAGGAAGAATAA
- a CDS encoding HPr family phosphocarrier protein has translation MKTVKVTLNSIDKVKNFVNAISKFDSDFDLVSGRYVIDAKSIMGIFSLDLSKPIELTVHDDDAFNAVAGTLEEFIVE, from the coding sequence ATGAAAACAGTTAAAGTAACATTAAATTCAATCGATAAAGTTAAAAATTTTGTAAATGCAATCAGTAAATTTGATTCTGATTTTGATTTAGTTTCTGGCCGTTACGTTATTGATGCAAAATCAATCATGGGTATCTTTAGTTTAGATTTAAGTAAACCAATTGAATTAACAGTACATGATGATGATGCATTCAATGCAGTTGCTGGCACTTTAGAAGAATTTATCGTTGAATAA
- the mtaB gene encoding tRNA (N(6)-L-threonylcarbamoyladenosine(37)-C(2))-methylthiotransferase MtaB: protein MKKVAFHTLGCKVNQYETEAMEELFEKSGYQIVDFREIADIYVVNTCTVTNVADKKSRQMLSKAKHNNEGAIIVAVGCYAQIAKDKLIKDNNIDLVIGSNNKNKIVDLVEEYIHEGNKINVVEDIGKTTEYEDILITKVNDKTRAYIKIQDGCNQFCSYCIIPYTRGRIRSREMSSVIKEVNTLASNGYHEIVLTGIHIASYGKDLTNTSLIELLMRLNEIDGILRIRLGSLEPNLITEEFISQLSKLNKVCPHFHLSLQSGCDATLKRMNRKYTTEIFNNKVEIIRKAYENPSITTDIIVGFPGETDEEFDSTLDFVRKIRFSGIHVFKYSMREGTPAAARDDQIDPRVKTERSHTLTNVQSKIREEFLNSFINKEVEVLFEEESMIDEKKCYYGFTDNYIKVKVFSDNNIRNLQLSTKIIKIQNDNLVGSI, encoded by the coding sequence ATGAAAAAAGTCGCTTTCCATACTTTAGGGTGTAAAGTTAATCAGTATGAGACTGAAGCTATGGAAGAATTGTTTGAAAAATCAGGATATCAAATAGTAGATTTTAGAGAAATTGCTGATATATATGTTGTTAATACATGTACCGTTACTAATGTTGCTGATAAAAAATCAAGACAAATGTTATCAAAGGCAAAACATAATAATGAAGGAGCTATCATTGTAGCAGTAGGATGCTATGCTCAGATAGCAAAAGACAAGTTGATAAAAGATAATAATATAGATTTGGTTATCGGTAGTAATAATAAAAATAAAATAGTTGATTTAGTAGAAGAATATATCCATGAGGGCAATAAGATAAATGTAGTCGAAGATATTGGAAAAACAACTGAATATGAGGATATTCTCATTACAAAGGTTAATGATAAAACAAGAGCCTATATTAAGATACAAGATGGCTGCAATCAATTTTGTTCTTATTGTATTATTCCATATACAAGAGGAAGAATAAGAAGCAGAGAGATGAGTAGTGTCATAAAAGAAGTTAATACTTTAGCAAGTAATGGATACCACGAAATTGTCTTAACAGGTATACACATTGCTTCATATGGAAAAGACTTAACTAACACATCATTAATTGAACTTTTGATGAGGTTGAATGAGATTGATGGTATATTAAGGATTAGACTAGGATCATTAGAACCAAATCTAATTACAGAGGAATTTATTTCACAGCTGTCAAAATTAAATAAAGTATGTCCACATTTTCATTTGTCACTCCAAAGTGGCTGTGATGCTACCTTAAAAAGGATGAATAGAAAATATACTACTGAGATCTTCAATAACAAAGTAGAGATTATTAGAAAAGCTTATGAGAACCCTTCAATAACAACTGATATCATAGTTGGTTTTCCAGGGGAGACAGACGAGGAATTTGATTCTACATTAGATTTTGTTAGGAAAATAAGATTTAGTGGAATACATGTTTTTAAATATTCTATGAGAGAAGGTACTCCAGCTGCTGCTAGAGATGACCAAATCGACCCTAGAGTAAAAACTGAGAGAAGTCATACATTGACTAATGTTCAAAGTAAAATAAGAGAAGAGTTTTTAAATAGTTTCATCAATAAAGAGGTTGAAGTGCTGTTTGAAGAAGAATCAATGATAGATGAGAAAAAATGTTACTATGGATTTACTGATAATTATATAAAAGTAAAAGTTTTCAGTGACAATAATATTAGAAATTTACAGTTATCAACAAAGATTATCAAAATCCAAAATGATAATCTAGTTGGAAGCATATAA
- a CDS encoding IreB family regulatory phosphoprotein, with translation MKNINSTQFFKKFEKEPEDAKEILVSVYEALTEKGYNPISQIVGYILSGDPTYITSHKNARSLISKVERDELLEELVKNYIDNNCK, from the coding sequence GTGAAAAACATTAATAGTACTCAGTTTTTTAAGAAATTCGAAAAAGAACCAGAAGATGCAAAAGAAATTTTAGTAAGTGTATATGAAGCCCTTACAGAGAAAGGATATAACCCTATTTCTCAAATTGTAGGGTACATTTTATCTGGTGATCCTACTTATATCACTAGCCATAAAAATGCTAGAAGTCTAATAAGTAAAGTTGAAAGAGATGAATTATTAGAGGAATTGGTAAAAAATTATATAGACAATAACTGCAAGTAG
- the ruvX gene encoding Holliday junction resolvase RuvX translates to MRILGLDYGSKTLGVAVSDPFGWTAQGIETINRKDEKNLKSTIARLGDIINEYNIEKIVLGLPKNMNNTSGERVDRTLYFKDRLMREFSIPVETWDERLSTIGAKRSLLEADLSRKKQSKVIDKMAAVFILQGYLDNLQRN, encoded by the coding sequence ATGCGTATTTTAGGTTTAGACTATGGGAGTAAAACATTAGGTGTAGCAGTTAGTGATCCATTCGGTTGGACTGCTCAAGGTATAGAAACTATAAACAGAAAAGATGAAAAAAACCTAAAATCAACGATTGCAAGATTAGGTGATATTATAAATGAGTATAATATAGAAAAGATAGTATTAGGACTCCCTAAGAATATGAATAATACATCTGGAGAAAGAGTGGATAGGACCTTATATTTTAAAGATAGATTGATGCGGGAATTCTCAATTCCAGTAGAAACATGGGATGAGAGATTAAGCACAATAGGAGCTAAAAGATCACTTTTGGAAGCTGATTTAAGTAGAAAAAAACAAAGTAAAGTCATAGATAAAATGGCAGCTGTTTTTATTTTACAAGGATATCTTGACAATTTACAAAGAAACTAA
- a CDS encoding DUF1292 domain-containing protein: METIVFTFEETGEDVEFAILSSLEYEEETYLLAVEKDELELDDMTAYVLKAISLDGEDVIYEIVDDDDELLPVSEKLMDLVEDIDIDM; encoded by the coding sequence GTGGAAACAATTGTATTTACGTTTGAAGAGACTGGTGAAGATGTGGAATTTGCAATTTTAAGTTCTTTAGAATATGAAGAAGAAACATATTTATTGGCTGTTGAAAAAGATGAGTTGGAACTTGATGATATGACAGCCTATGTATTAAAAGCAATTAGCCTAGATGGCGAAGATGTAATTTATGAAATAGTTGACGATGACGATGAGCTTCTACCAGTTAGTGAGAAACTAATGGATTTAGTGGAAGATATTGATATAGATATGTAA
- a CDS encoding Fur family transcriptional regulator yields MSVSSEDFKRMLKEKGFKLTTQRRTVLDVLQNNEGDHLTAEEIYEIVREKCPEIGLATVYRTIQLLHELKLIDKLNLDDGFIRYEIGKFNDDNHHHHHHHLICESCGKVIEVEDDLMESIEEGFEEKYDFKVTDHKVKFYGICKNCK; encoded by the coding sequence GTGTCTGTTAGCAGTGAAGATTTTAAAAGAATGTTAAAAGAAAAAGGATTTAAACTTACTACTCAGAGAAGAACTGTATTAGATGTACTTCAAAATAACGAAGGCGACCATTTAACAGCTGAGGAGATTTATGAGATAGTAAGAGAGAAGTGCCCTGAAATCGGACTAGCTACGGTATATAGGACTATACAACTCTTGCATGAGTTAAAATTAATAGATAAATTAAACTTAGACGATGGATTTATAAGGTATGAAATTGGCAAGTTTAATGATGATAATCACCATCACCATCACCATCATTTAATCTGTGAAAGTTGTGGTAAAGTAATTGAAGTAGAGGACGATTTAATGGAATCTATTGAAGAAGGCTTCGAAGAAAAATATGATTTTAAAGTTACTGACCACAAAGTGAAATTTTATGGTATTTGTAAAAACTGTAAATAG